The following DNA comes from Pseudomonas sp. Teo4.
CTAGCTCAGAGTTGTAGACACCGAATAGGGTGGCTCCTATTGCTACGGCAGTGAAGAACCCAGCGACCCCAGGCGCTGCTGCCAGTAGTGCGAAACTCGCGACCACACCAGCGGCATTACCCACGAGGCTAATCACGTCGCCATGGTTGAGCTTTGCATCGGACTTATACTCGGCCACAATTTTGAGGAATGTAACAGTGCCGGCAAGGGTATTGGTTGCGATGTTGATAAATGGTACGGAGCCGGCTGTCATTTGCGTAACAGACAGCACAGATGCAACCGCAGCGCCCGTTTGGGTGCTCTGAACTATTAATGAAAATCCCTTCTGATCCGTTTTGAATTGGTCGTGAACCGCTGCTGCTGCCCCAGCTTGGGATCCTGGTTTACCAACTCGGTCTACCATGCCTACGAAAATTTCAATTCTATTGGTCATTTAGAGGGCTCCTTGTTTATTGTCTTGAATGCAATTGTTATTCGTAAACGGTCGCAATCTACAGATGGACACCTCGCGCGGTGTGGGATCTGGCCTTTAAATATCGTAATGCGCCCTGGCTTGGGAAGTACAGCAGCGATGAGGTCATCCTTGCTGTTATTGCAGAAGGTGAGTTCGCCACCCCACGAGGTCGCCCAGAAGTCATTGCAAAACAGAACTATCGTGTTCCCGGATTCATGTGCCAAATTGTCTCTATGGATTGGGCTGTCTTGACCAAATGTCTGGCCGTTCGCATAAACACCTAATAATGTTGAGTTTTGTAAGTGGGTGGATCTTATGCGCCTCCATATGTGGATAAGAAATCCCCATGTTTCGTTGTTGGTCAGCTCATCCTCGCAGGACTCTAATGTTGAGCGTTTACTGCCGGCAATAAAGAAGTGCCAGCATGGACGTGCAAATGGGGTTGAACTCACTGGCCAGTCAAGTCTCCATGAAGCATTCGAAAATGCCTGGATGATCTTGGTTTTTTCTTTTTCAGTGATTGCGTCATCTATGGTCTTTATGTCGTCAGCTGTGAATGTTTCGCTCATGTTCATGGTTTTTGTTAGGTTGGTGAGTTGTTGGAGTAATTCGTTATGATTTGCAGAGCTAAATTTATTTCCTTCACGGAACGTAGGA
Coding sequences within:
- a CDS encoding 2OG-Fe(II) oxygenase; this encodes MSETFTADDIKTIDDAITEKEKTKIIQAFSNASWRLDWPVSSTPFARPCWHFFIAGSKRSTLESCEDELTNNETWGFLIHIWRRIRSTHLQNSTLLGVYANGQTFGQDSPIHRDNLAHESGNTIVLFCNDFWATSWGGELTFCNNSKDDLIAAVLPKPGRITIFKGQIPHRARCPSVDCDRLRITIAFKTINKEPSK